The following proteins are encoded in a genomic region of Leifsonia psychrotolerans:
- the prfB gene encoding peptide chain release factor 2: MDEQDFSEQIAALRATFGDIRSVIDVDRLRADIADLSEQAGVPDLWDDTERAQKVTSALSHRQAELAKLTSIDTRLDDLAVLVEMAFDGQGDPESADEAASELKSVQKVLGELEVQTLLNGEFDPRPAVITIRAGAGGVDAADFAEMLMRMYLRWAEQHGYSTSVLDVSYAEEAGIKSTTFEVDAPYAFGTLSVEAGTHRLVRMSPFNSAGKRQTSFAAVEVVPLIEQTESVEIPDNDIRVDVFRSSGPGGQSVNTTDSAVRITHLPTGIVVSCQNEKSQIQNRAAAMRVLQSRLLLVQREAEAATKKELAGVITASWGDQMRSYVLAPYQMVKDLRTEFEVNNPSNVFDGDLDGFIAAGIRWRKQSPKD, encoded by the coding sequence ATGGATGAGCAGGATTTCTCGGAGCAGATTGCCGCGTTGCGGGCCACGTTTGGCGACATCCGGTCGGTGATCGACGTCGATCGACTCCGCGCCGACATCGCCGACCTGAGTGAGCAAGCGGGCGTTCCCGACCTCTGGGACGACACCGAGCGTGCCCAGAAGGTCACCAGTGCCCTCAGTCATCGTCAGGCGGAGCTTGCGAAATTGACCAGCATCGACACGCGGCTCGACGACCTTGCCGTGCTCGTCGAGATGGCGTTCGACGGACAGGGCGATCCCGAATCCGCCGATGAGGCAGCCAGCGAGTTGAAAAGCGTGCAGAAAGTGCTCGGTGAACTCGAAGTGCAGACACTGCTGAATGGCGAATTCGACCCGCGTCCCGCGGTGATCACCATTCGGGCCGGTGCCGGCGGCGTGGATGCGGCGGACTTCGCCGAAATGCTCATGCGTATGTACCTGCGTTGGGCCGAGCAGCACGGCTACTCCACGAGCGTTCTCGACGTGAGTTATGCCGAAGAAGCCGGCATCAAGTCGACGACATTCGAGGTCGATGCGCCCTACGCCTTCGGAACGCTCAGTGTCGAGGCAGGTACCCACCGCCTCGTGCGGATGAGTCCCTTCAACTCGGCTGGCAAACGCCAGACCTCATTCGCGGCGGTCGAAGTTGTTCCTCTGATCGAACAGACCGAATCTGTCGAGATTCCTGACAATGACATTCGAGTCGACGTGTTCCGTTCAAGCGGACCCGGCGGCCAATCGGTGAACACAACCGACTCCGCGGTGCGCATCACCCACTTGCCGACGGGCATCGTGGTGAGCTGCCAGAACGAGAAGAGCCAGATTCAAAACCGGGCAGCCGCCATGCGGGTGCTGCAGTCTCGTTTGCTTCTTGTGCAGCGCGAAGCCGAGGCCGCAACGAAGAAAGAACTGGCTGGTGTGATCACCGCGAGCTGGGGCGACCAGATGCGCAGCTACGTGCTCGCTCCGTACCAAATGGTCAAGGACTTGCGCACCGAGTTCGAGGTGAACAACCCGTCGAATGTGTTCGATGGCGACCTTGACGGCTTCATCGCCGCCGGCATCCGCTGGCGCAAACAGTCTCCGAAAGACTAA
- the ftsE gene encoding cell division ATP-binding protein FtsE, protein MIRFDHITKQYPGTTRPALNSIDVEILRGEFVFLVGASGSGKSSCLRLMLKEEKPTSGSIHVLGQNLRSISNRKVPYFRRNLGVVFQDFRLLPNKTVYDNVAFSLQVIGKSRGFIQEAVPDTLQMVGLAEKSHRFPHELSGGEQQRVAIARAIVNKPQILLADEPTGNLDPTTSAGIMSLLASINAAGTTVVMATHEAGIVDKMKRRVIELSGGQIVRDERQGGYATTAINTIVSAADAAASATALANGGLAPVVVSAAIAQAASEALTYPSIPIPVAVPAAAPAEAPAAASWAENMAAEQAQQAELAQAQHELQARAEAQALAEAQAQAEAQAQAEALAHAQSLAQQAQALQVQAQAAALAAVAAQAQLSKPAQQPVPAAAADVPSAEPTLPDESGRSMTRPAFPVTQHEVTEQLTLAEKLGLRAPGASPDQTGEQIVGPTR, encoded by the coding sequence ATGATCCGTTTTGATCACATCACTAAGCAATACCCTGGGACGACCCGACCGGCCCTGAACTCCATCGACGTTGAAATTTTGCGCGGCGAGTTTGTGTTCCTGGTCGGCGCCTCCGGGTCCGGAAAATCGAGCTGCCTTCGACTGATGTTGAAGGAGGAGAAGCCGACAAGCGGCAGCATTCACGTGCTGGGTCAGAACTTGCGGTCGATCTCCAATCGCAAGGTGCCGTATTTTCGGCGCAACCTCGGAGTCGTCTTCCAAGACTTTCGCTTGCTGCCGAACAAGACCGTCTACGACAATGTCGCCTTCAGTCTGCAAGTGATCGGCAAGTCCCGCGGATTCATTCAGGAAGCTGTTCCCGACACCCTGCAGATGGTCGGCCTGGCCGAAAAGTCGCACCGGTTCCCGCACGAGCTCTCGGGCGGTGAGCAGCAGCGTGTCGCGATTGCGCGTGCCATCGTGAACAAACCGCAGATTCTGCTGGCCGACGAGCCGACCGGAAACCTTGACCCGACGACAAGCGCTGGAATTATGTCGCTGCTGGCCAGCATCAATGCGGCCGGAACTACCGTCGTCATGGCCACACATGAAGCCGGCATCGTCGACAAGATGAAGCGTCGCGTGATCGAGTTGTCCGGTGGGCAGATCGTTCGTGATGAGCGTCAGGGTGGCTACGCCACGACCGCAATCAATACCATCGTCAGTGCGGCGGATGCGGCGGCTTCTGCCACGGCACTCGCCAACGGTGGCCTCGCACCAGTCGTTGTGAGTGCAGCAATTGCGCAGGCGGCATCTGAAGCCCTCACGTACCCCTCGATTCCGATCCCCGTGGCCGTTCCTGCAGCGGCTCCTGCAGAGGCTCCTGCCGCGGCCAGCTGGGCTGAGAACATGGCCGCGGAACAAGCGCAGCAGGCCGAGCTCGCCCAGGCGCAGCACGAGTTGCAGGCGCGAGCCGAGGCCCAGGCCCTGGCCGAGGCTCAGGCGCAGGCCGAGGCTCAGGCCCAGGCCGAGGCACTCGCTCATGCGCAGTCATTGGCTCAACAAGCGCAGGCGCTTCAGGTGCAGGCTCAGGCGGCGGCCCTCGCGGCCGTTGCCGCCCAGGCTCAACTGTCGAAGCCCGCCCAGCAGCCGGTTCCGGCCGCTGCCGCCGACGTACCGAGTGCCGAGCCGACCCTCCCCGACGAGTCCGGCCGTTCCATGACCAGGCCGGCGTTTCCGGTCACCCAGCACGAGGTGACCGAACAGCTCACCCTGGCCGAGAAACTCGGACTGCGAGCTCCGGGTGCGAGCCCCGATCAGACCGGGGAACAGATTGTAGGACCTACCCGATGA
- a CDS encoding MFS transporter — protein sequence MSSAERPFTLRSVAVAAFLPTLLFSIGEGSIIPLLPLVAHDLGASLAIAGVIAAMVMVGELIGDIPSGWVVSRIGERNAMISASVLTVVAVLVCIAAPNPLVLGIGVFVIGLATAVFALARHAFMTSYVPLAYRARALSTLGGIFRAGWFVGPFLSAGIIQLTGGVQGVFWLFIVCSAGAGILLLFLTDPEKTFGPAQLAAAPDGSMHHAGAELASEESVGLFHSLWLHRSVLARLGTAAGLVGAMRASRVVLLPLWAVSIGLDAPAIALIIGIAGGLDFALFYASGQIMDRFGRIWTALPSMIGLASGFLVLAFTHNLPDNASWFIGVALFLALANGVGSGLLMTLGADLAPRPNPAQFLGAWRFTGDAGSAAAPLLVAGLTAVASLSVASGVVGVLGLVGAVLLARYIPRYAPHRRGPQQSAIQ from the coding sequence ATGAGTTCAGCCGAACGTCCATTCACCCTCCGCTCCGTCGCCGTTGCAGCTTTTCTTCCCACGCTGCTCTTTTCGATCGGCGAAGGCTCCATCATTCCGCTGCTCCCCCTTGTCGCCCATGACCTCGGTGCCTCACTCGCGATCGCGGGTGTCATCGCCGCCATGGTCATGGTCGGTGAACTGATCGGTGATATTCCGAGCGGATGGGTTGTGTCACGTATCGGGGAACGTAACGCCATGATCAGCGCGTCTGTCCTCACCGTCGTCGCCGTACTCGTCTGCATCGCCGCCCCGAACCCGCTCGTACTGGGTATCGGTGTGTTCGTCATCGGCCTGGCCACAGCGGTCTTCGCACTTGCTCGGCACGCCTTCATGACCAGCTACGTTCCACTCGCCTACCGCGCCCGGGCGCTGTCAACGCTCGGCGGCATCTTTCGCGCCGGCTGGTTCGTCGGGCCATTCCTCTCGGCCGGCATCATCCAGCTCACGGGCGGCGTTCAGGGCGTCTTCTGGCTGTTTATCGTCTGTTCTGCGGGAGCCGGCATCCTGCTGCTGTTCCTCACCGACCCAGAAAAGACCTTCGGCCCTGCGCAGTTGGCCGCCGCCCCGGACGGATCGATGCACCATGCCGGGGCCGAGCTGGCCTCTGAAGAATCCGTGGGGCTGTTTCACTCGCTCTGGCTGCACCGCTCGGTTCTCGCACGACTCGGCACAGCGGCCGGGCTGGTCGGCGCCATGCGGGCGAGCCGGGTCGTGCTGCTCCCCCTCTGGGCCGTGAGCATCGGCCTGGATGCCCCCGCAATCGCGCTGATCATCGGCATCGCCGGCGGACTCGACTTCGCCCTGTTCTATGCCAGCGGCCAGATCATGGATCGGTTCGGGCGCATCTGGACGGCGCTTCCTTCGATGATCGGACTCGCCAGCGGATTCCTCGTGCTTGCCTTCACCCACAATCTGCCAGACAACGCTTCCTGGTTTATCGGAGTGGCCCTGTTCTTGGCCCTGGCCAACGGGGTCGGCAGCGGCCTCCTGATGACGCTCGGTGCCGATCTCGCCCCTCGCCCCAACCCTGCCCAGTTCCTCGGCGCCTGGCGTTTCACCGGTGATGCCGGCAGCGCCGCAGCGCCCCTGCTCGTGGCCGGGCTCACCGCCGTCGCTTCGCTTTCAGTCGCCAGTGGCGTGGTGGGCGTGCTCGGTCTCGTCGGCGCCGTGTTGCTCGCGCGTTACATCCCACGCTATGCCCCTCACCGACGAGGGCCCCAGCAAAGTGCGATTCAATAA
- a CDS encoding two pore domain potassium channel family protein encodes METTGKVGAGHFAWFWRFKYWIVLTLIVVSYVLCAYQVTPNLSAVTLLVQLVTVAAILQVTEVPPLVLRVAHIVLSVAAAASIVVWFAGLQGRGLYVVLSGSAMLAYFVAPVAILRHQFTRPKIDVQTLLAAISAYVLVGMFFTFLYNFIALVTPTPIFGPGTEDTLTSQLFFSFSTLTTTGYGNLVPSGETVQSIAIAEAITGQLFLVIAVARVVTGWVPRSRARPE; translated from the coding sequence ATGGAGACCACGGGCAAGGTTGGTGCGGGGCACTTCGCCTGGTTCTGGCGATTCAAGTACTGGATCGTCCTGACGTTGATTGTTGTGTCGTACGTACTCTGTGCCTACCAAGTCACTCCGAATCTCAGCGCCGTGACGTTGCTGGTGCAGCTCGTGACGGTCGCCGCAATCTTGCAGGTCACCGAGGTTCCACCGCTGGTGCTCCGCGTAGCCCACATCGTGCTGTCCGTGGCCGCAGCCGCCAGTATCGTCGTGTGGTTCGCCGGCCTTCAGGGACGTGGTCTGTACGTTGTGTTGTCGGGCTCCGCGATGCTCGCGTACTTCGTGGCCCCCGTCGCGATCCTGCGGCATCAGTTCACCCGGCCGAAGATCGATGTGCAAACCCTCCTGGCAGCCATCTCGGCCTACGTTTTGGTCGGAATGTTCTTCACCTTTCTCTACAACTTCATCGCTCTCGTCACTCCGACTCCGATCTTTGGTCCGGGCACCGAAGACACCCTCACCAGCCAGCTGTTTTTCTCGTTCAGCACCCTCACGACGACCGGTTACGGCAATCTCGTCCCCAGTGGTGAAACGGTGCAGAGTATCGCCATCGCCGAGGCGATCACGGGGCAGCTTTTTCTGGTCATTGCCGTCGCGCGGGTCGTCACGGGTTGGGTGCCGAGATCCCGCGCCAGGCCAGAGTGA
- a CDS encoding Imm61 family immunity protein: MAETCRRGDWRTIRSSPRDDESGSCVVVADGSSEVRYSIRGESGAGYAVSRTERSEAERPVMRAADALDSERYLTVAFASEFRQNAQLPPLLMPGGAHEYAPGFSGERGDGCVWLHGGHTSPVAFVERDPYRPNLAVKFSRYGDASLDEIVASAASPTGSPLFDVQETDWGRWPGW; encoded by the coding sequence ATCGCAGAGACCTGTCGTCGAGGGGACTGGCGGACCATTCGTTCATCTCCTCGGGACGATGAGTCGGGGTCGTGTGTTGTCGTTGCGGATGGCAGCAGCGAAGTTCGGTATTCCATCCGTGGAGAAAGTGGTGCCGGTTACGCGGTGTCTCGTACTGAACGCAGTGAGGCCGAACGACCGGTCATGAGGGCCGCTGACGCCTTAGACAGTGAGCGCTACCTAACAGTGGCATTTGCGAGTGAGTTTCGGCAGAACGCGCAGCTTCCCCCGCTCCTCATGCCGGGTGGAGCGCACGAGTACGCGCCCGGATTCAGTGGCGAGCGCGGTGATGGCTGTGTGTGGCTGCACGGAGGTCACACCTCGCCGGTGGCCTTCGTCGAACGAGATCCGTATCGCCCGAATTTAGCCGTGAAATTCTCCCGCTACGGGGATGCGAGCCTCGACGAGATTGTTGCTTCTGCTGCGAGCCCGACGGGGAGTCCGCTTTTCGATGTCCAAGAGACCGATTGGGGTAGATGGCCCGGGTGGTGA
- the ftsX gene encoding permease-like cell division protein FtsX has translation MRLGLVLSEASSGLRRNVSMVISVVLVTFISLTFVGAAILIQMQIGQMKNYWYDKAQVGIYMCTSYSTGETCTAGEASAEQIASVKEQLESPTLSPFIDKFYFETHEQAFSNFQKQFAGNPVADYATPDQLNQTFWVNLKDPSQSDVLVESLSGVAGVENVADQRKYLDQIFSVLNVASYTAIGIASLMLVAAVLLIATTIRLSAFSRRRELGIMRLVGASNRFIQTPFILEGVFAALLGSILAGGAVVGLVQWFVQGYLGSRLQGFALVGLDDAFAVVPMLLVLGAVLAAISANFAISRYLKV, from the coding sequence ATGAGACTCGGACTCGTACTCTCCGAAGCGTCAAGCGGCCTGCGCCGCAACGTTTCGATGGTTATTTCGGTCGTGCTTGTGACCTTCATCTCGCTCACCTTTGTGGGCGCGGCAATCCTGATCCAGATGCAGATCGGTCAGATGAAGAATTACTGGTACGACAAAGCACAGGTCGGTATCTATATGTGCACGTCGTATTCGACGGGGGAGACCTGTACGGCCGGCGAAGCGAGCGCGGAGCAGATCGCGTCGGTGAAGGAGCAGTTGGAATCGCCAACGTTGTCCCCGTTCATCGATAAGTTCTACTTTGAGACGCATGAGCAAGCCTTTTCGAACTTTCAGAAGCAGTTCGCCGGAAACCCGGTTGCCGACTATGCCACGCCTGACCAGTTGAACCAAACATTCTGGGTGAATCTGAAGGATCCGTCTCAATCGGATGTGCTTGTCGAAAGCCTGTCGGGCGTCGCGGGTGTGGAGAACGTCGCGGATCAGCGCAAGTATCTTGACCAGATCTTCTCGGTTCTGAATGTGGCGAGCTACACCGCCATCGGGATCGCCTCGCTGATGCTTGTTGCGGCGGTGTTGCTGATCGCCACGACGATTCGGCTGTCGGCGTTCTCACGACGTCGGGAGCTCGGAATCATGCGCCTCGTCGGTGCGTCAAACCGTTTTATTCAGACACCCTTCATCCTCGAAGGAGTCTTTGCCGCGCTGCTCGGCTCGATCCTGGCGGGCGGGGCGGTTGTCGGACTGGTGCAATGGTTCGTGCAGGGGTATCTCGGCTCACGGTTGCAAGGGTTCGCTCTGGTCGGCCTCGACGATGCTTTTGCCGTGGTTCCGATGTTGCTGGTGCTCGGTGCCGTTCTCGCGGCGATCTCAGCCAATTTTGCGATCTCGCGTTATCTGAAGGTCTAG
- the hisN gene encoding histidinol-phosphatase yields the protein MTEPSTFALSDDLALALQLADAADAISRSRFMAMDLVVTTKPDRTPVTDADQAVERAIRAGLAHARPGDGILGEEYGTEGSTQRQWIIDPIDGTANFLRGVPIWATLIALAVDGVPVVGVVSAPALGKRWWATVGGGAWMRDKHRPDHAPVPLQVSAVSELADASLSYNSIQQWDVAGHLEPLIALSRQVWRTRAYGDMWSYMMLAEGLIDIAGEFDLQPYDMAALVPIVQEAGGRFTSVDGQEGPWHGSALATNGLLHEATLTALGTAAPGLSS from the coding sequence GTGACCGAACCCTCGACTTTCGCCCTCTCCGATGACCTCGCACTCGCTCTCCAGCTGGCCGATGCCGCCGATGCGATCTCGCGTTCGCGCTTCATGGCGATGGACTTGGTTGTGACGACCAAGCCCGACCGCACGCCGGTGACAGATGCCGACCAGGCCGTCGAGCGCGCTATCCGTGCGGGGCTTGCCCACGCGCGCCCCGGCGATGGCATTCTCGGTGAAGAATATGGCACCGAGGGGTCCACGCAGCGTCAGTGGATCATCGATCCCATCGATGGCACAGCCAACTTCTTGCGGGGTGTACCGATCTGGGCCACGCTGATCGCGCTCGCTGTTGACGGCGTTCCCGTTGTCGGTGTCGTCAGCGCTCCGGCACTCGGCAAACGCTGGTGGGCGACGGTCGGTGGGGGCGCCTGGATGAGAGACAAGCACAGGCCGGATCACGCGCCGGTTCCGCTGCAGGTCTCCGCGGTCTCCGAGCTCGCCGACGCCTCACTCAGCTACAACAGCATCCAGCAGTGGGATGTCGCCGGTCACCTGGAACCGCTCATCGCCCTGTCGCGCCAGGTGTGGCGCACACGCGCCTATGGCGACATGTGGTCGTACATGATGCTCGCCGAGGGGCTCATCGATATTGCCGGCGAATTCGACCTCCAGCCTTACGACATGGCTGCGCTCGTGCCAATCGTGCAGGAGGCAGGAGGGCGCTTCACCTCGGTCGACGGGCAGGAGGGCCCGTGGCACGGGAGCGCGTTGGCCACCAACGGGCTGCTCCACGAGGCCACGCTGACTGCACTGGGAACCGCGGCACCAGGCCTCAGTTCCTGA
- a CDS encoding EamA family transporter, translated as MTTQKDRMIGAGAQVATEVSINFGSSLAGLVIPLVGAPVVVAARQCVMLCALLPFYRPKRSSFSWRLIWPALALGVVLAVMNLAFYESVNLLGLGIAATIEFLGPFALALATSRRLLDVLCALFAAGGVVLLTWTGGEISLLGIVFALIAAGAWAAYILLTRRVAHTFPGLEGISIAGVVSLLLILPVALITVELSALTWAVIGLLVAVGVLSSAFPYTLDTYILRRITPRVYSIITSCGPAIAAVFGALVLGESFEVQQIVAIVVVCVAAGAALATQRDQPTTDLERTAGALT; from the coding sequence GTGACGACTCAGAAAGACCGAATGATCGGGGCGGGCGCCCAAGTCGCCACCGAAGTGAGCATCAATTTCGGATCGTCACTGGCCGGTCTGGTGATCCCTCTGGTCGGCGCACCCGTCGTCGTTGCTGCCCGTCAATGTGTCATGCTCTGCGCACTGCTTCCGTTCTACCGCCCGAAACGTTCCAGTTTCAGCTGGCGTCTGATCTGGCCGGCCTTGGCGCTCGGCGTCGTACTCGCCGTGATGAATCTGGCGTTCTACGAGTCGGTCAACCTGTTGGGCCTGGGTATCGCAGCCACCATCGAATTTCTCGGTCCGTTCGCGCTCGCGTTGGCCACCTCGCGGCGCCTGCTCGACGTGCTGTGCGCCCTCTTCGCGGCGGGCGGAGTGGTCTTGCTCACCTGGACCGGCGGCGAGATCAGCCTGCTCGGAATCGTCTTCGCTCTGATTGCGGCGGGCGCCTGGGCGGCCTACATTTTACTCACCCGACGTGTTGCACACACATTTCCCGGCCTCGAGGGCATCTCGATCGCTGGAGTGGTCAGCCTCCTTCTGATTCTGCCGGTCGCGCTCATCACGGTCGAGCTGTCGGCGCTCACATGGGCAGTAATCGGGCTGCTCGTCGCCGTGGGCGTGCTGTCCAGCGCCTTCCCGTACACGCTCGACACATATATTCTGCGCCGCATCACTCCGCGCGTGTACTCGATCATCACCAGCTGTGGCCCGGCAATTGCCGCGGTCTTCGGTGCACTCGTGCTGGGCGAGTCATTCGAAGTGCAGCAGATCGTGGCGATCGTCGTCGTCTGTGTCGCCGCGGGCGCGGCTCTTGCCACTCAGCGGGATCAGCCCACGACAGATCTCGAACGCACGGCCGGGGCGTTGACCTAA
- a CDS encoding PLDc N-terminal domain-containing protein: MSFWSDIWHVIWLFFWVFAFIAYLFALFSVISDLFRDQKLNGWWKALWIIFLVFLPFLTVLAYLIARGRGMAERQVKSVQQAHRETEGYIKSVAGYSAADEIAKAKALMDSGSISLQEFEQLKAHALAQQRA; the protein is encoded by the coding sequence ATGAGTTTTTGGAGCGACATCTGGCACGTCATCTGGCTCTTCTTCTGGGTCTTCGCTTTCATCGCCTACCTTTTTGCACTCTTTTCGGTCATCAGCGACTTGTTCCGTGATCAAAAGCTCAATGGCTGGTGGAAGGCATTGTGGATCATCTTCTTGGTTTTCCTGCCGTTCTTGACCGTTTTGGCGTATCTCATCGCTCGCGGACGCGGTATGGCTGAACGCCAGGTGAAGTCCGTGCAGCAGGCCCACAGGGAGACAGAGGGCTATATCAAGAGCGTCGCGGGGTACAGCGCCGCCGATGAGATCGCGAAGGCGAAAGCGCTGATGGACTCAGGGAGCATCTCGCTCCAGGAATTTGAGCAGCTCAAGGCGCACGCTCTCGCCCAACAGCGCGCTTAA
- a CDS encoding pilus assembly protein TadG-related protein: MTRRRISGDTGSTLILTVFYGMLALVLILVLTAATSLYLERKRLFSLADAAALAGAEAFDLGAVTIEEGKLRPRLDSLRVRQAVDGFLAVAPHPQFEGLRVTQAESLDGYSATVTLRSAWRPPVLTLVLPVGLPLEVTAEARAIFR, from the coding sequence GTGACCAGGCGGCGCATCAGCGGCGACACCGGTTCAACTCTGATTCTGACGGTGTTCTACGGCATGCTCGCCCTCGTGCTGATTCTCGTACTCACCGCTGCCACCTCGCTCTACCTGGAGCGCAAACGGCTGTTCAGCCTGGCCGACGCGGCGGCGCTCGCCGGGGCCGAGGCCTTTGACCTGGGCGCAGTGACCATCGAGGAGGGAAAGCTGCGTCCGCGGCTGGACTCGCTCCGTGTTCGCCAGGCCGTCGATGGCTTCCTCGCTGTCGCACCGCACCCGCAATTTGAGGGGCTCAGGGTGACCCAGGCGGAGTCGCTCGATGGCTACAGTGCCACGGTAACGCTGCGTTCAGCGTGGCGCCCGCCGGTACTCACGCTCGTGTTGCCGGTAGGCCTTCCCCTCGAGGTGACGGCCGAGGCCCGAGCGATCTTCCGCTGA
- a CDS encoding TadE/TadG family type IV pilus assembly protein codes for MTLAGRTAVGDDEGSAVAEFVLVAALLTLLTLSVIQLALALYVRTTLLDAASEGARYAALAGNGPSDGAERTRDLIESAIGPVYASHITAAYGTQYGFPSVEVRVRAPLPLLGLLGFDRGVRVVGHAAVESLD; via the coding sequence GTGACTCTTGCCGGGCGTACGGCAGTCGGCGACGATGAGGGCTCGGCTGTGGCCGAGTTCGTGCTCGTCGCAGCGTTGTTGACGCTCCTGACACTGTCGGTGATCCAGCTTGCGCTGGCGCTGTATGTGCGTACGACACTCCTCGACGCCGCGTCGGAGGGCGCCCGATACGCGGCGCTCGCCGGGAACGGTCCGTCCGACGGGGCCGAACGAACCAGGGACCTGATTGAATCGGCCATCGGACCGGTCTACGCGTCACACATTACCGCCGCCTATGGCACCCAATACGGCTTCCCAAGCGTCGAGGTTCGGGTCAGGGCTCCGCTTCCCCTCCTGGGCCTGCTCGGGTTCGACCGCGGTGTGAGGGTGGTGGGCCATGCTGCGGTGGAAAGTCTGGACTGA
- a CDS encoding pentapeptide repeat-containing protein, translating to MRTKAPTIDPIHLDGLTDADGLDIDAGASREAERYTGAELGGRDLTGISFSECEFRQLSLNDTKLRGASFSECIVTDLHAPVFSVPRSIWRDVRIEHSRLGSVEAYEATLRGVQIDGSKLDFVNLRSAHLTDVLLSNCIIEELDLGGATIQRLELRDCRIGTLDVTNAKLKDVDLRSSDFSAIRGIEGLRGATIDDAQLSQLAPLLAAHLGLRVE from the coding sequence ATGCGTACCAAAGCCCCAACCATCGACCCCATTCATCTCGACGGACTGACCGATGCCGATGGCCTCGACATTGACGCCGGCGCGAGCCGCGAGGCAGAGAGATACACCGGCGCCGAGTTGGGCGGGCGCGATCTCACCGGCATTAGTTTCAGCGAGTGTGAGTTTCGCCAACTCTCCCTGAACGACACGAAGCTGCGCGGTGCATCCTTTTCGGAGTGCATCGTTACCGACCTGCACGCCCCCGTCTTCAGCGTCCCTCGCTCGATCTGGCGCGATGTGCGCATCGAACACTCCCGGCTCGGCTCGGTGGAAGCCTACGAAGCCACTCTGCGCGGGGTACAGATCGACGGTTCAAAGCTCGACTTCGTCAATCTGCGCAGCGCCCACCTGACCGATGTGCTGCTGTCGAACTGCATCATCGAAGAGTTGGATCTCGGCGGCGCGACGATTCAGCGTTTGGAGCTGCGCGACTGCCGTATCGGCACCCTCGACGTGACAAACGCAAAGCTGAAAGATGTCGACCTGCGTTCAAGCGATTTCAGTGCCATCCGCGGCATCGAAGGGCTGCGCGGGGCGACCATCGACGATGCCCAGCTCTCACAGCTGGCTCCCCTGCTCGCAGCGCATCTCGGCCTGCGCGTCGAGTAG
- the smpB gene encoding SsrA-binding protein SmpB — protein sequence MPRERGEKVVATNRKARHDYLIEDTYEAGMVLSGTEVKSLRAGRASLVDGYAFIDGGEAWLDAVHIPEYKAGTWTNHPPRRKRKLLLHKQEIIKISHKTKEGGYTLIPLKIYFSDGRAKVEIAVAKGKKEYDKRQTLRERQDKRESDRAISARKNLGD from the coding sequence GTGCCTAGGGAACGTGGCGAAAAGGTCGTAGCCACCAATCGCAAAGCGCGCCACGACTACCTCATCGAAGACACGTATGAGGCCGGGATGGTCTTGAGCGGCACCGAGGTCAAGTCGCTGCGCGCAGGTCGGGCGTCTCTCGTTGACGGATACGCGTTTATCGACGGCGGCGAAGCGTGGCTGGATGCGGTTCACATTCCCGAGTACAAGGCTGGAACCTGGACGAACCACCCTCCTCGGCGCAAGCGCAAGCTTTTGCTGCACAAGCAGGAGATCATCAAGATCAGCCACAAAACGAAAGAGGGCGGCTACACCCTCATTCCGCTGAAGATTTACTTCTCGGACGGGCGGGCGAAAGTTGAGATCGCCGTCGCCAAGGGTAAGAAGGAGTATGACAAGCGTCAGACTCTGCGTGAGCGTCAAGACAAGCGAGAGTCGGATCGGGCGATCTCCGCTCGAAAGAACCTCGGAGACTAA